Proteins from a genomic interval of Yoonia sp. GPGPB17:
- a CDS encoding DUF3775 domain-containing protein, producing MLPITADKIAEVIILARELDRAENEFDGFVDQLADDEKAALVAIFWVGRGSFEPEDMAEALATAEREATIPAADYLKGSPHLADHLEAGMAALGVDPSAAEDDLYRPA from the coding sequence ATGTTACCAATTACAGCCGACAAGATTGCCGAGGTGATCATTCTGGCCCGGGAGCTTGACCGTGCCGAGAATGAGTTTGATGGCTTTGTCGATCAGCTTGCCGATGATGAAAAAGCTGCACTAGTTGCGATCTTCTGGGTCGGACGCGGGAGTTTTGAGCCCGAGGATATGGCCGAAGCCCTGGCAACGGCAGAGCGCGAAGCGACAATCCCGGCGGCGGATTATCTGAAAGGGTCACCGCATTTGGCTGATCATCTTGAGGCGGGTATGGCGGCCCTTGGGGTTGATCCGTCTGCGGCAGAGGACGATCTTTATCGACCCGCATGA
- the truB gene encoding tRNA pseudouridine(55) synthase TruB, with protein sequence MARRRKGRDISGWLVVDKPAGITSTAVVNKVRWALDAKKAGHAGTLDPEATGVLAVALGEATKTVPYITDALKAYSFTMRLGQATNTDDAEGEVIATSDLRPDDDAIKAALGAFVGDIMQVPPQFSAVKVDGERAYKKARDGEEMSLSARPLWVEELVLVDRLDPDHAVLEMTCGKGGYVRSIARDLGDALGCKAHVKSLRRIWSGPFQATEGVTLEQVDAMAKTPDLDAYLLPLEVGLVDLPEVRCLAESVAKLRNGNPASVIASDVEYGEEVWASFDGQAIAVGTYRGGELQPSRVFVG encoded by the coding sequence ATGGCACGCAGACGGAAAGGTCGCGATATCTCGGGATGGCTGGTGGTGGACAAACCCGCTGGCATCACGTCAACGGCTGTCGTGAACAAGGTGCGCTGGGCGTTGGACGCCAAGAAGGCGGGCCACGCAGGTACGCTTGATCCCGAGGCGACGGGCGTATTGGCAGTGGCCCTGGGTGAGGCGACAAAGACGGTGCCTTACATCACCGATGCGTTAAAAGCTTACAGTTTTACCATGCGGTTGGGGCAGGCCACCAACACCGATGACGCCGAGGGCGAGGTGATTGCAACCTCTGATCTGCGCCCTGATGACGATGCGATCAAAGCGGCGCTTGGTGCCTTTGTCGGTGACATCATGCAGGTGCCGCCGCAGTTTTCTGCTGTGAAAGTGGATGGCGAGCGCGCCTATAAGAAGGCCCGTGATGGCGAAGAAATGTCGCTGTCCGCCAGGCCCTTGTGGGTTGAAGAGCTGGTATTGGTTGATCGTCTTGATCCTGATCACGCGGTGCTGGAAATGACTTGCGGTAAAGGCGGCTATGTCCGCTCTATCGCGCGTGATCTGGGTGATGCGCTGGGCTGCAAGGCCCATGTCAAATCACTACGTCGTATCTGGTCAGGGCCGTTTCAGGCGACCGAGGGTGTGACGCTGGAACAGGTCGATGCGATGGCGAAGACGCCTGATCTGGACGCTTACCTGCTACCGCTGGAGGTTGGGCTGGTGGACCTGCCAGAAGTCCGTTGCCTTGCCGAAAGCGTGGCCAAGCTGCGCAATGGCAACCCGGCCTCTGTTATCGCTTCAGACGTAGAGTATGGCGAAGAGGTTTGGGCCTCTTTTGACGGCCAGGCTATCGCCGTCGGCACCTACCGTGGCGGCGAACTGCAGCCATCCCGCGTGTTTGTCGGCTAG
- a CDS encoding MFS transporter, with translation MALVRDPGLSVVIDRVDRRKLIARADLLRAVIAFAIMLLALQEYHAGAVWLLAGLAFLLGSAEVIRDNAAQTILPSIVAPEDLEKANGQLWSTEQLTGQFIGPPLAGVLIAAGIALPFGLHAGFLVLAAGLVWLITLRPTIKVQAGFGQALLEGIAFMRSDALLLRLAIVLGIANFIATATLTVQVLFAQDVLNLSPAAYGLVLSAAAVGAISGSLLAPWLTRLFGIQLCLFLSIAGWGVGYATIGLTSQGIVMGCALYGVMAAAMLWNVITVSWRQRRIPSELLGRVNSIYRFFGWGSMPLGALAGGLLVAVLEDDIGREMAIRAPFLLAGLCCAALLVYAIFKLRLD, from the coding sequence GTGGCTCTTGTTCGCGATCCCGGCCTAAGCGTTGTGATTGACCGGGTGGATCGGCGCAAGCTGATCGCGCGAGCGGATCTTTTGCGGGCAGTGATAGCCTTTGCGATCATGTTGCTTGCACTGCAGGAGTATCATGCCGGGGCTGTCTGGCTGCTCGCCGGGCTCGCGTTTCTACTCGGGTCCGCCGAGGTGATCCGCGACAACGCCGCGCAAACCATTTTGCCTTCCATCGTAGCGCCCGAAGACCTTGAAAAGGCTAACGGACAATTGTGGAGCACTGAGCAACTGACCGGTCAGTTCATTGGGCCACCACTGGCGGGCGTTCTGATCGCCGCGGGCATCGCATTGCCTTTTGGCCTGCATGCCGGATTCCTTGTTCTGGCGGCCGGGCTGGTCTGGCTGATCACGTTGCGACCCACGATCAAGGTACAAGCGGGGTTCGGCCAAGCTTTACTGGAAGGCATCGCCTTCATGCGCAGTGACGCCCTGTTGCTGCGACTGGCAATTGTACTCGGCATCGCAAACTTCATCGCCACCGCAACCCTGACGGTGCAGGTGCTGTTCGCGCAGGATGTGTTGAACCTGTCGCCCGCTGCCTATGGCCTGGTGCTTTCGGCGGCAGCCGTTGGTGCAATTTCCGGCAGCCTGTTGGCACCTTGGCTGACGCGACTGTTTGGCATTCAGCTCTGCCTCTTTTTGTCTATCGCAGGATGGGGCGTTGGCTACGCCACGATCGGATTGACATCGCAAGGCATTGTCATGGGCTGCGCGCTTTATGGTGTGATGGCAGCGGCCATGCTCTGGAATGTGATCACCGTCTCATGGCGTCAGCGCCGTATCCCCTCCGAACTTCTGGGCCGCGTCAACAGTATTTACCGCTTCTTTGGGTGGGGCTCCATGCCACTGGGCGCGCTGGCCGGTGGCCTGCTGGTCGCTGTTCTCGAAGACGACATCGGGCGCGAAATGGCGATCCGTGCGCCTTTCCTGCTCGCTGGTCTCTGTTGCGCTGCTTTACTGGTCTACGCGATATTCAAGCTGCGGCTGGATTAA
- a CDS encoding MarR family winged helix-turn-helix transcriptional regulator, with the protein MNDGMPPQMGQSLLFLTDEQLRKGIEAMFFAYRGFTADPDRILAQKSYGRAHHRAIHFIHRSPGTTVNNLLSILGVTKQSLNRVLRTLIEDGLVASTVGQRDKRERHLHLTEAGAALERELSDAQRDRMRAAYRAAGPAAVVGFRQVLEAMMDEEPRHHYEAMKDRPE; encoded by the coding sequence ATGAACGATGGGATGCCGCCGCAGATGGGCCAGAGCCTGCTGTTCCTGACGGATGAGCAGCTGCGCAAAGGGATTGAGGCGATGTTCTTTGCATATCGCGGGTTTACGGCGGATCCTGACCGAATCCTTGCGCAAAAGTCCTATGGTCGTGCCCACCACCGGGCCATCCATTTCATTCATCGCAGCCCCGGAACGACGGTGAATAATCTGTTGTCCATTCTTGGCGTTACAAAACAATCGCTTAATCGTGTGTTGCGTACTTTGATCGAAGACGGTTTGGTAGCGAGCACCGTAGGGCAGCGTGATAAGCGCGAGCGCCATCTGCATTTGACAGAGGCCGGTGCCGCGTTGGAGCGTGAACTCTCTGATGCCCAGCGGGACCGGATGCGCGCCGCTTATCGTGCGGCTGGTCCGGCGGCGGTTGTCGGGTTTCGACAGGTGCTGGAAGCGATGATGGATGAAGAACCGCGCCACCATTATGAGGCGATGAAGGATAGACCGGAATGA
- a CDS encoding DUF1643 domain-containing protein → MITRTHLKDDAPSTATYSDCQRYRYALTRTWDAPGKRVLFVMLNPSKATEVQNDPTVERCERRARALGFGAFQVTNIFAWRDTDPFQMRKAVDPVGPENDATILDGVAWADQIIAAWGTHGVHLDRGPQTEALLRQTGKPLYSLGLSKQGHPKHPLYISYQQQPILWEAV, encoded by the coding sequence ATGATCACACGGACACATCTCAAGGACGATGCGCCCTCGACTGCGACTTATTCCGATTGCCAACGTTATCGTTATGCGCTGACCCGGACGTGGGATGCGCCGGGCAAGCGGGTCTTGTTTGTCATGCTCAACCCCTCAAAGGCCACCGAAGTGCAGAACGATCCCACGGTAGAGCGCTGCGAACGGCGCGCGCGAGCGCTGGGTTTTGGCGCGTTTCAGGTAACAAACATCTTTGCATGGCGCGATACCGATCCGTTTCAGATGCGCAAGGCAGTGGACCCGGTCGGCCCCGAGAATGACGCGACAATTCTGGACGGGGTTGCTTGGGCTGATCAGATCATCGCCGCATGGGGCACACATGGCGTGCACCTTGATCGTGGTCCGCAAACCGAGGCGTTGTTACGCCAGACGGGCAAGCCACTCTACTCGTTGGGCCTGAGCAAACAAGGGCATCCCAAGCACCCGCTCTACATCAGCTATCAGCAGCAACCGATCCTATGGGAAGCGGTGTAG
- the recQ gene encoding DNA helicase RecQ — MSTTSLLSDVFGFDDFRPGQEEIVEAVIKGKNTLAIMPTGGGKSLCFQLPALARSGVTIVISPLIALMRDQVRGLREAGVAAGALTSGNTPEETDAVWQALEAGTLKLLYMAPERLASGGTMNMLRRAGISLIAVDEAHCVSQWGHDFRPDYLRIGELKRMLDVPLAAFTATADAETRDEIVEKLFGSQQPATFLRGFDRPNIHLAFAVKDGPRNQILNFAAARKGQSGIVYCGTRAKTETLAKALSDAYHRACHYHGGMEADDRRIIERRFQQEDGLIVCATVAFGMGIDKPDIRWVAHADLPKSIEAYYQEIGRAGRDGAPAETLTLFGPDDIRYRRQQIDEGLAPPERRAADHGRLNALLGLAEALRCRRQNLLEYFGEPSEPCGHCDLCDKPAEVFDGTTAVRMALSAALRTEEWFGAGHLIDILLGNQTDKIQQRGHDSLPTYGVGKDYDKRQWQAIFRQMMGHDLLRPDRERHGALRMTDHARPILRGEASIELRKDSIKAARGSGPKVRMLVSEEDAPLLSALKAKRRYLAEQANAPAYIIFNDRTLIEMAEKRPMTLDDMAHIGGVGAKKLENYGRDFLEVIAGAFENVHPMRRKLAGRDEGAVYDRLMQVQASLNRGPHGADKPMSCSASMLAKVAQLRGADMDHLTRVIGDKYAERFGEAFLEVLEGS; from the coding sequence GTGTCCACCACATCGCTTCTGAGTGACGTTTTCGGCTTTGATGATTTTCGGCCTGGCCAGGAAGAAATTGTCGAAGCTGTGATCAAAGGGAAAAACACGCTAGCGATCATGCCAACAGGTGGTGGGAAATCCTTGTGTTTTCAACTACCTGCCCTTGCCAGAAGCGGCGTAACCATTGTGATATCACCCTTGATTGCCCTGATGCGCGATCAGGTACGCGGCCTGCGCGAAGCCGGTGTTGCGGCGGGCGCGCTGACGTCCGGCAATACCCCCGAAGAAACCGATGCCGTCTGGCAGGCGCTGGAGGCCGGTACGCTCAAGCTGCTGTATATGGCGCCCGAACGTCTCGCCTCGGGCGGTACGATGAACATGCTGCGCCGTGCAGGTATCAGCCTGATCGCTGTGGATGAGGCCCATTGTGTCAGCCAGTGGGGCCACGATTTCCGCCCCGACTATCTGCGGATTGGTGAGTTGAAGCGGATGCTGGACGTGCCTTTGGCCGCGTTCACGGCGACGGCCGATGCCGAAACCCGCGACGAGATTGTCGAAAAGCTCTTTGGTAGCCAGCAACCCGCTACCTTCCTGCGTGGTTTTGACCGGCCCAACATTCATCTGGCTTTTGCCGTGAAGGACGGCCCGCGCAACCAGATCCTAAACTTTGCCGCAGCCCGGAAAGGGCAATCTGGCATTGTCTACTGCGGGACGCGCGCAAAAACCGAAACGCTTGCCAAAGCTCTGTCCGATGCTTACCATCGAGCCTGCCACTATCACGGCGGGATGGAGGCAGACGACCGCCGCATCATCGAACGTCGCTTTCAGCAAGAGGACGGGTTGATTGTCTGTGCCACGGTTGCCTTTGGCATGGGGATCGACAAACCAGATATCCGCTGGGTCGCGCATGCCGATCTGCCCAAGTCGATTGAGGCCTACTATCAGGAAATCGGCCGTGCGGGGCGCGATGGTGCGCCTGCGGAAACGCTCACGCTATTTGGACCCGATGATATCCGCTATCGCCGCCAACAGATTGATGAAGGACTGGCCCCGCCTGAACGTCGCGCGGCAGATCACGGGCGTCTGAATGCGCTCTTGGGTTTGGCAGAGGCATTACGCTGTCGGCGGCAGAACTTGTTGGAGTATTTTGGTGAACCCTCCGAACCCTGTGGGCACTGTGATCTGTGTGATAAACCAGCAGAGGTGTTTGATGGTACAACCGCCGTGCGCATGGCACTCTCGGCTGCGTTGCGCACCGAAGAGTGGTTTGGCGCAGGGCATCTGATTGATATCCTACTGGGCAACCAGACCGATAAGATCCAGCAACGTGGCCACGACAGCCTGCCGACGTATGGTGTCGGCAAAGACTATGACAAACGCCAATGGCAGGCGATTTTCCGGCAGATGATGGGGCATGACCTGTTGCGCCCTGACCGAGAACGGCATGGTGCGTTGCGCATGACCGACCATGCGCGCCCGATCCTGCGTGGTGAGGCATCGATTGAACTGCGCAAAGACAGCATCAAAGCGGCACGCGGGTCCGGCCCCAAGGTGCGGATGTTGGTCAGTGAAGAAGATGCGCCTTTGCTTTCCGCATTGAAGGCCAAGCGCCGCTATCTGGCTGAACAGGCCAATGCGCCAGCCTACATCATTTTTAACGATCGCACCCTTATCGAGATGGCCGAGAAACGCCCGATGACGCTGGATGACATGGCGCATATCGGCGGGGTCGGTGCCAAGAAGTTGGAAAACTACGGACGCGATTTCCTCGAAGTCATCGCCGGTGCCTTTGAAAACGTACACCCGATGCGCCGCAAACTGGCAGGGCGTGACGAAGGGGCGGTCTATGACCGGTTGATGCAGGTGCAGGCGTCACTTAACCGGGGCCCGCATGGGGCGGATAAGCCGATGAGTTGTTCGGCCTCAATGCTGGCAAAGGTGGCGCAGCTGCGCGGCGCAGATATGGATCATCTGACCCGTGTGATTGGTGACAAATACGCAGAACGCTTTGGTGAGGCGTTCTTGGAAGTGCTTGAAGGCAGTTAA
- a CDS encoding response regulator, which yields MSNDDAHLLIVDDDERIRGLLQKFLMRSGFLVSTARDAAHARRILSGLEFDLIVLDVMMPGEDGMALCRDLRKTITTPIMLLTAKGGTDDRITGLEAGADDYLAKPFEPKELLLRINAILRRMPAAEPAVVLPKVLNMGPVRYDIERGEMWHGEKLVRLTATESQLMRIFSGSPGEAVTRTRLVEELSRSGGQTQERAVDVQITRLRRKIELDPKQPRYLQTVRGAGYMLAPE from the coding sequence ATGAGTAACGATGACGCACACTTGCTAATTGTCGACGATGATGAGCGTATTCGTGGTCTTCTGCAGAAGTTCCTGATGCGGTCCGGTTTCCTCGTCAGTACCGCCCGCGATGCCGCGCACGCGCGGCGCATTCTGTCGGGGCTGGAGTTTGATTTGATCGTGCTGGATGTGATGATGCCGGGCGAAGATGGCATGGCGCTCTGCCGTGATCTGCGCAAAACGATCACGACGCCGATCATGTTGCTGACCGCCAAGGGCGGCACGGATGACCGGATTACCGGGCTTGAGGCCGGGGCGGATGATTATCTGGCCAAACCGTTCGAGCCAAAGGAACTACTGCTGCGCATCAACGCCATTCTGCGCCGCATGCCTGCGGCAGAGCCTGCAGTTGTCTTGCCCAAGGTCCTCAATATGGGTCCCGTGCGCTATGACATTGAGCGCGGCGAGATGTGGCATGGTGAAAAGCTGGTGCGGTTGACCGCGACGGAAAGCCAGTTGATGCGCATCTTCTCGGGTTCTCCGGGTGAGGCGGTGACGCGGACCCGGCTGGTTGAGGAGTTGAGCCGGTCGGGCGGACAGACCCAGGAACGCGCGGTGGATGTGCAGATCACGCGGCTGCGCCGCAAGATTGAGCTGGACCCCAAGCAACCGCGCTATCTACAGACGGTACGCGGTGCAGGGTATATGCTGGCACCGGAGTAG
- a CDS encoding exodeoxyribonuclease VII small subunit, whose translation MTDVEKMSFEDAIKELETVVGQLERGDVALDESIALYERGAALKARCEAKLKEAEEKVAKITLGEGGAPAGTAPLDG comes from the coding sequence ATGACCGACGTTGAAAAGATGAGTTTTGAAGATGCGATCAAAGAGCTGGAAACGGTTGTCGGCCAGCTTGAACGCGGCGATGTTGCCTTGGATGAAAGCATCGCCCTTTATGAGCGTGGTGCGGCATTGAAAGCCCGTTGCGAGGCCAAGTTGAAAGAGGCCGAAGAAAAGGTCGCCAAGATCACTTTGGGTGAAGGCGGCGCACCAGCAGGGACGGCTCCACTCGATGGCTGA
- a CDS encoding saccharopine dehydrogenase — MTHIWVRSESRPHEERVGLTPQGAAKLIAAGYQVTVEESTQRSLPIADYAAAGCAIAPEFSWVDAPDDAIIFGLKELPEDGTPLRHRHIMFGHAYKGQPAGQILLERFKAGGGKLYDLEYLTQEDGRRVAAFGYWAGYAGAAVSLMCWMAQQRGDVAAPVKAYPSANHLLMELQQELMALGTNRPTALIIGALGRVGTGAADLCQAMGVATTNWDMAETASGGPFPEVLAHDIFLNCILARPGTPVFVPASAKVAQRTLSVIGDIACDPDSDFSPIKVYDRITSWDAPALRVHDQPALDVTAIDNLPSMLPTESSEDFAEQLLPHLMTLSQIDDGVWARARGWFDRATA, encoded by the coding sequence ATGACCCACATTTGGGTACGCTCAGAAAGTCGCCCGCATGAAGAACGTGTTGGCTTGACACCGCAAGGTGCCGCCAAGCTGATCGCAGCAGGGTATCAGGTGACTGTTGAGGAAAGCACGCAGCGCAGCCTGCCTATCGCCGACTACGCCGCGGCGGGATGCGCGATTGCGCCAGAGTTCTCTTGGGTCGACGCACCCGACGACGCGATCATCTTTGGGCTTAAGGAGTTGCCCGAAGACGGCACACCCCTGCGCCATCGCCATATCATGTTCGGACACGCCTATAAGGGACAGCCCGCAGGTCAAATTCTGCTGGAGCGGTTCAAAGCGGGCGGCGGCAAACTCTATGATCTGGAGTATCTGACCCAGGAAGATGGGCGGCGCGTTGCTGCGTTCGGGTATTGGGCCGGATATGCCGGGGCGGCTGTGTCGCTGATGTGTTGGATGGCACAGCAAAGGGGCGACGTCGCGGCACCGGTCAAAGCTTACCCTAGCGCCAACCATCTGTTGATGGAACTCCAACAAGAGCTGATGGCACTGGGCACCAATCGGCCCACGGCCTTGATCATTGGCGCCTTGGGCCGCGTCGGCACGGGTGCCGCTGACCTGTGTCAGGCCATGGGTGTCGCAACAACCAATTGGGACATGGCCGAGACAGCTTCCGGCGGACCGTTCCCGGAGGTTCTCGCACACGACATCTTCCTCAACTGTATACTGGCACGACCGGGCACACCGGTCTTTGTGCCTGCCAGCGCGAAAGTAGCACAACGCACGCTTTCGGTCATTGGTGACATCGCCTGCGATCCTGATAGCGACTTTTCTCCTATCAAGGTCTATGATCGTATAACAAGCTGGGATGCCCCCGCCCTCCGCGTGCATGACCAGCCTGCGCTGGACGTCACCGCCATCGACAACCTACCCTCCATGCTACCCACTGAAAGCAGCGAAGATTTTGCTGAACAGCTTTTGCCGCATCTGATGACCCTTTCCCAAATCGATGACGGGGTTTGGGCGCGGGCGCGAGGCTGGTTTGATCGGGCAACCGCCTGA
- a CDS encoding glutathione S-transferase family protein, translated as MLKLHYAPRTISVAVAIVLEELEMPYEALRVDFANAEQTKYDYRQINPKGRVPALETPEGILTETPAIIEYVAPQLVPEDAYAAAKMRELISYLNGTMHPHHAHGTRGERWADEESSFADMKRKVPQRMADCAAHLEEFLPSLPFRTGTLEVLSDAYLYVVLAWLPGDGVDISHYPRLAAFQHDMNTHKSVQAVFEKGML; from the coding sequence ATGCTGAAACTGCACTATGCCCCGCGCACGATCTCTGTCGCTGTTGCCATCGTTCTGGAAGAACTGGAGATGCCCTATGAGGCGCTGCGTGTCGATTTCGCGAATGCAGAGCAAACAAAATATGACTACCGTCAGATTAATCCCAAAGGTCGGGTCCCGGCACTGGAAACACCAGAGGGCATTCTGACCGAAACCCCCGCGATCATCGAATACGTCGCACCCCAGTTGGTACCAGAGGACGCCTATGCCGCGGCCAAGATGCGCGAGCTGATTTCCTATCTCAATGGCACCATGCACCCGCACCATGCCCACGGCACCCGGGGCGAACGCTGGGCCGATGAGGAAAGCTCTTTTGCGGATATGAAGCGCAAAGTGCCCCAGCGAATGGCAGATTGCGCGGCGCATCTGGAAGAATTCCTGCCGAGTTTACCATTCAGAACAGGCACGCTTGAAGTGCTGTCGGATGCCTATCTCTATGTCGTGCTCGCTTGGTTGCCTGGCGATGGTGTCGATATCTCTCACTATCCCCGCCTCGCAGCCTTCCAGCATGACATGAATACGCATAAATCCGTGCAGGCCGTCTTTGAAAAAGGAATGCTGTGA
- a CDS encoding glutathione S-transferase family protein, protein MGYMVDGVYHIGEDVTKTLPNGEWERSRSTVRHWIGKGDFPAEAGRYHLFVAWNCPWAHRALLTRAIKGLDEITVSYARPNRDDQGWVFDKEGEFSDPLLGVRAVHEVYSADPMQYTGRLTVPVLWDKVQGRMVSNESADIVRMLNAAFDGPDLYPAAHQAQIDEWNTLIYETVNNGVYRAGFASAQEPYEKAAHQVFETLDKIDAHLGKHAFLCGDTFTEADLRLFPTLARFDVAYHYAFRCNLRMLSDYAHLWPYSKRIYAMPGVAETVRFDIYKRGYFSASEKRNPLGIIPIGPTVDWG, encoded by the coding sequence ATGGGGTATATGGTCGATGGCGTCTATCACATCGGAGAAGATGTAACGAAGACGCTCCCCAACGGCGAATGGGAGCGTAGCCGCAGCACGGTGCGACACTGGATCGGCAAGGGCGATTTCCCAGCAGAAGCAGGGCGCTATCACCTCTTTGTGGCATGGAACTGCCCATGGGCGCATCGGGCGTTACTAACCCGCGCGATTAAGGGGTTGGACGAGATCACCGTATCCTATGCAAGACCCAACCGTGATGATCAGGGGTGGGTCTTTGACAAAGAGGGTGAGTTCAGTGATCCGCTTCTTGGTGTCCGCGCCGTGCACGAGGTTTATAGCGCCGATCCAATGCAATACACCGGGCGCCTGACCGTGCCCGTCCTCTGGGATAAGGTGCAAGGGCGGATGGTCAGCAACGAATCCGCCGACATCGTGCGGATGCTGAACGCAGCCTTCGACGGGCCGGACCTTTATCCAGCAGCGCATCAGGCGCAGATCGACGAGTGGAACACGCTGATCTACGAGACCGTGAACAACGGGGTCTACCGGGCGGGTTTTGCATCGGCGCAGGAACCATATGAGAAAGCCGCGCATCAGGTATTTGAGACGCTCGACAAGATCGATGCGCATCTGGGCAAACACGCGTTCCTCTGCGGAGATACTTTCACCGAAGCTGACCTGCGGCTGTTCCCAACGCTCGCGCGGTTCGATGTGGCCTATCACTACGCGTTTCGCTGCAATCTGCGAATGCTATCGGACTACGCACACCTTTGGCCCTACTCCAAAAGAATCTACGCGATGCCCGGCGTGGCCGAGACAGTGCGGTTTGACATCTACAAACGGGGGTATTTCAGCGCGAGCGAGAAGCGGAACCCGCTGGGGATCATCCCGATAGGACCAACTGTTGATTGGGGCTAA
- a CDS encoding polyprenyl synthetase family protein → MAEGAQTYQIAALQRKPLEKALANASKIAEARIGFALTGLEGDVPAAMLYAASGGKALRAFLALETARMLGINPVAVAGAAAAIECIHAYSLVHDDLPCMDDDELRRGQPTVHKKWDEATAVLAGDGLQALAFELLVQAECGPRAKLNLIMSLANAAGVRGMVGGQAADIAAETAAVPLDLQQVMDLQAAKTGALISWSALVGPRMAEAEREPLSIYGAYLGLAFQIADDVLDTTGDADTVGKAVGKDAAAGKATFVSLLGLDGAKSRAAALVEEACDALSPYGDDADTLKEAAQFVIARTH, encoded by the coding sequence ATGGCTGAGGGCGCGCAGACATATCAAATCGCCGCCTTGCAACGCAAACCTTTGGAAAAGGCTTTGGCAAACGCATCAAAGATTGCGGAAGCCAGAATTGGTTTTGCGCTGACCGGATTGGAGGGCGATGTGCCGGCGGCGATGCTCTATGCCGCCTCGGGTGGTAAGGCTTTGCGGGCGTTTTTGGCTTTGGAAACAGCACGCATGCTCGGGATCAATCCGGTCGCTGTGGCCGGTGCTGCCGCTGCAATTGAATGCATCCATGCTTATTCGCTGGTTCACGATGACCTGCCTTGCATGGATGACGATGAGCTGCGTCGTGGTCAGCCGACGGTGCATAAAAAGTGGGATGAGGCGACGGCCGTTCTGGCAGGTGACGGATTGCAGGCCCTGGCGTTTGAATTGCTGGTACAGGCCGAATGCGGACCACGGGCGAAACTGAACCTGATCATGTCATTGGCCAACGCTGCGGGTGTCCGTGGCATGGTTGGTGGACAGGCGGCTGATATTGCTGCTGAAACCGCCGCAGTACCGCTTGATTTGCAGCAAGTTATGGATTTGCAGGCGGCCAAGACAGGCGCGTTGATTTCGTGGTCAGCCCTTGTTGGGCCGCGTATGGCCGAAGCGGAGCGGGAACCGCTTTCGATTTACGGTGCTTACCTTGGTCTGGCCTTTCAGATTGCCGATGACGTGCTGGATACGACGGGAGACGCCGATACTGTCGGTAAGGCCGTTGGCAAGGATGCTGCGGCTGGCAAAGCCACTTTTGTGTCACTACTTGGCCTGGATGGGGCAAAAAGCCGCGCGGCAGCGCTGGTGGAAGAGGCCTGTGATGCGCTATCTCCCTATGGTGACGACGCCGACACGTTGAAAGAGGCCGCACAGTTTGTGATTGCGCGCACGCATTAA
- a CDS encoding histidine phosphatase family protein: MGEIILVRHGQANSGATDEESYDRLSDLGHQQAKWLGEYLSDREDGFDKVISGSLRRHKETAAGIGYVDPHIDPRLNEMDYFNLGQALEDVHGVPFPGPDEFASHVPQVMEAWHKAEIMGVESFTSFEDRVTSVLQEAANPGVRVLCVTSGGVIGMIIRHLLNLDPTRMAHVLLPIMNSSLHRVRVIPQGPILASFNAVPHLDQDDRLHAQTHY, encoded by the coding sequence ATGGGCGAGATCATTTTAGTCCGGCACGGACAGGCCAATTCCGGCGCGACCGATGAAGAAAGCTATGATCGGCTGTCTGATCTGGGCCACCAGCAAGCAAAATGGCTGGGTGAATATCTTTCTGATCGCGAAGATGGCTTTGACAAGGTCATTTCCGGCAGCCTGCGCCGCCACAAAGAGACCGCGGCCGGTATTGGATACGTCGACCCCCATATCGACCCCCGCCTGAATGAGATGGATTACTTCAATCTGGGTCAGGCGCTCGAAGATGTGCATGGTGTGCCCTTTCCCGGCCCTGATGAATTTGCCAGCCACGTCCCTCAAGTGATGGAAGCCTGGCACAAGGCCGAGATTATGGGTGTCGAAAGCTTCACCTCGTTCGAGGATCGGGTCACATCCGTGCTGCAAGAGGCCGCCAATCCGGGGGTCCGGGTGCTCTGCGTGACCTCTGGTGGGGTCATCGGTATGATCATTCGCCATCTGTTGAACCTTGACCCAACCCGCATGGCCCATGTCCTGCTGCCGATCATGAACAGTTCGCTGCACCGGGTCCGCGTGATCCCCCAAGGGCCAATCCTTGCCAGCTTCAACGCTGTGCCACATCTGGATCAGGATGATCGCCTGCATGCCCAGACACACTACTGA